A window from Schistosoma haematobium chromosome 1, whole genome shotgun sequence encodes these proteins:
- the ATP5L gene encoding ATP synthase subunit g, mitochondrial (EggNog:ENOG410VJBB~COG:C) yields the protein MADRLTRVINLASKVSAFVIQETSPRLIKFREYARVELRPPTQADLKPAVEQATKLICAFKSGAWKNVSVKGLLHFVAVVRKNTFKSLVRNDLEIYYIQMEPTTGEFFVAYQYKRLSYVLRVSLVW from the exons ATGGCAGATAGATTAACCAGGGTGATCAATTTGGCTTCGA AGGTCTCTGCCTTCGTTATTCAGGAAACTTCACCAAGATTGATTAAGTTTCGAGAATATGCAAGGGTGGAACTAAGGCCACCAACACAAGCGGATCTCAAGCCAGCAGTCGAACAAGCAACAAAACTGATTTGTGCATTCAAAAGTGGTGCTTGGAAAAATGTTTCCGTTAAG GGACTTTTACATTTTGTTGCCGTTGTACGTAAAAATACATTCAAGTCTTTGGTGCGCAATGACTTGGAAATATACTATATTCAAATGGAACCGACTACTGGAGAATTTTTTGTTGCCTATCAGTATAAACGGTTGAGTTACGTGTTGCGAGTCAGTTTGGTTTGGTGA